A segment of the Neoarius graeffei isolate fNeoGra1 chromosome 5, fNeoGra1.pri, whole genome shotgun sequence genome:
ttactgtatttttattatttactgtttgatctcaaatgcattaagaaggcaagaaattgcactaattaaattttgacgaggcacctgttaattgaaaagcattccaggtgactacctcatgaagctggttaagataatgccaatagtgtgcaaagcgtcaagataaacactggctactttgaagaatctaaaatatgaaacatgttttgtttttagcatttttttgcttaccacataattccatttatgTTCCATGTGGTATTTCTTAGTTTTGATGTCTACAGTTTTGTTCTACaacatagaaaatagtcaaaatacagaaaatgtGTGCGTGTATATATTATAGTGTGCTaagtcatttttatttgtatagcagttttaacaataaacattgtcacaaagcagcattACAGAAAAAGATTTTAAACTATTGAACTAATAAATTGAAATTCATAAATTGAcgtgtttttattgaaaataattatttcttgaagaGATATGATTTTCTCTGAAAAAGAAAGCTAACGGTTGGATTTTGCTCTTTTATCAGTgtcagatgaagctacttcaccaaaaggtggattttttttccgctgccaataatcatggagagcactgtgtgtgtgtaaatgcgtACACACAAATATATAAGAACACCATAGCTGACTAGGCATTACCAGGTAGATGCTTTCTCAagggtaaataaataattttatatgTAACACTATTTTCCCGTGCCACTCTATGCAACAAAGCAGTCAACACCATTCATTTAGAAACATGAATAAACTTTATTGTTTAAACAAGAAAATCATTCACTAgagttgctttttattttttttaccagtACTCAAGGCAGTacacaaacagattaaaaaaaaaaaacctaatggaaaaaaaatctgttttacaGCTAGTGTGGCATTTCAGTTGGCATAGAGTCCAGCATCATGTAGAATGTTGGGCCAAGAAGGCCCTTATTCTCTGCAGAAGCTCCTTCTTTACACTGTCAGGCACCAGTGCTGAGAAACATAGACAACAGTGCTTGTTAAAAACATTGGAAAGTAATTTATTACTCGCTTACATATCTCTGTTCATGAGAAATATAAAATGGAAAGCAGAAGCTTACCTCTTCCTTTAGGAGTGATTCCAGCCACCAAATCTTCTACGGTGACATTCTCAATCCCCTTTTCCTTGATGACTTCTGTAAAATCAGTTTTAATGTAAGCATGACAAGTCAGAAATCAGTGTTGATATGATATGAGAAGTTAAGAGTAGCAAACTTTAATAGCAAGTCAGTTCGATATAATCTTCTGATGGCTTTGGGTCTTCTTACTTTCTCTGGTGGGAGATCTCATATTTTACCAGTTTACCCAAATAATGCATTGTTTGACTTTTCTTTCTGATAAGAAAGATGGCATTGATATTCTTGACAGTATCCAAACTGGCACTTCAAAATGATTATAAAATCGAACACCTTTGAACATAATGATCATGAC
Coding sequences within it:
- the eny2 gene encoding transcription and mRNA export factor ENY2, whose product is MNKELQMRAAINQKLIEMGERERLKELLRAKLIECGWRDQLKAHCKEVIKEKGIENVTVEDLVAGITPKGRALVPDSVKKELLQRIRAFLAQHST